One stretch of Elephas maximus indicus isolate mEleMax1 chromosome 22, mEleMax1 primary haplotype, whole genome shotgun sequence DNA includes these proteins:
- the VPREB1 gene encoding immunoglobulin iota chain gives MSWAPILLTLLTLCTGCGPQPVLHQPPSVSSSLGTTVTLACTLSKDYNVAIYSIYWYQQRPGQAPRFLLRFLSPSNKKQGPRIPPRFSGSKDVASNTGYLRISKLQAEDEAVYYCAVGHRNMDRQVEKERGEDKEPDASGSQAPQDTLTWN, from the exons ATGTCCTGGGCACCCATCCTGCTCACGCTGCTCACCCTCTGCACAG GTTGTGGCCCTCAGCCGGTGCTGCACCAGCCACCGTCAGTGTCCTCATCCCTCGGGACCACAGTCACCCTCGCCTGCACCCTGAGCAAAGACTACAATGTGGCCATTTACAGCATCTATTGGTAccagcagaggccaggccaggcgCCGAGATTCCTGCTGAGGTTCCTCTCACCCTCAAACAAGAAGCAGGGTCCCAGGATCCCCCCTCGCTTCTCTGGCTCCAAAGACGTGGCCAGCAACACAGGGTACTTGAGAATCTCCAAGTTGCAGGCTGAGGATGAGGCTGTATACTACTGTGCTGTGGGGCATCGGAACATGGACAGGCAGGTGGAGAAGGAGAGGGGGGAAGACAAGGAGCCTGATGCTTCAGGGTCCCAGGCCCCCCAGGACAcactgacctggaactga